From the Vulpes lagopus strain Blue_001 chromosome 15, ASM1834538v1, whole genome shotgun sequence genome, one window contains:
- the LOC121475916 gene encoding aflatoxin B1 aldehyde reductase member 2, whose protein sequence is MSRPLSPSRAASGTPAPPATVLGTMETGRRMDAAASAEAVRAFLERGHTELDTAFMYSDGRSESILGGLGLGLRGGDCTVKIATKANPWEGKSLKPDSLRTQLDTSLKRLQCSRGDLFYLHAPDHDTPVEETLRACHQLHQEGKFVELGLSNYAAWEVAEICTLCRSNGWVLPTVYQGMYNATTRQVETELFPCLRHFRLRFYAYNPLAGGLLTGKYKYEDKDGKQPVGRFFGNNWAETYRNRFWKEHHFEAIALVEKALQAAYGSSAPSMTSASLRWLYHHSQLQGARGDAVILGMSSMEQLAQNLAATEEGPLAPGVVQAFNQAWHLVAHECPNHFC, encoded by the coding sequence ATGTCCCGTCCGCTGTCGCCGTCGCGGGCCGCCTCGGGCACCCCGGCGCCGCCCGCCACCGTGCTGGGCACCATGGAGACGGGGCGCCGCATGGACGCCGCCGCCAGCGCCGAGGCCGTGCGCGCCTTCCTGGAGCGCGGCCACACGGAGCTGGACACGGCCTTCATGTACAGCGACGGCCGGTCGGAGAGCATCCTGGGCGGCCTGGGCCTCGGGCTGCGCGGCGGCGACTGCACAGTGAAAATTGCCACCAAGGCCAATCCCTGGGAAGGGAAGTCCCTGAAGCCTGATAGTCTCCGGACTCAGCTGGACACATCCCTGAAACGATTGCAGTGCTCCAGGGGGGACCTCTTCTACCTACATGCCCCTGACCACGACACCCCCGTGGAAGAGACGCTGCGGGCCTGCCACCAGCTGCACCAGGAGGGCAAGTTCGTGGAGCTGGGCCTCTCCAACTACGCCGCCTGGGAGGTGGCCGAGATCTGCACCCTCTGCAGGAGCAACGGCTGGGTCCTGCCCACCGTGTACCAGGGCATGTACAACGCCACCACCCGGCAGGTGGAGACGGAGCTCTTTCCCTGCCTCAGGCACTTTAGATTGAGGTTCTACGCCTACAACCCTTTGGCGGGGGGCCTGCTGACGGGCAAGTACAAGTATGAGGACAAGGATGGGAAACAACCCGTGGGCCGCTTCTTTGGGAATAACTGGGCTGAGACCTACAGGAATCGCTTCTGGAAGGAGCACCACTTCGAGGCCATTGCCCTGGTGGAGAAGGCCCTGCAGGCTGCGTATGGCAGCAGTGCCCCCAGCATGACCTCGGCCAGCCTCCGGTGGCTGTACCACCACTCCCAGCTCCAGGGTGCCCGTGGGGACGCAGTCATCCTGggcatgtccagcatggagcagCTGGCCCAGAACTTGGCGGCGACTGAGGAAGGGCCCCTGGCACCGGGTGTGGTGCAGGCCTTCAATCAAGCCTGGCACCTGGTCGCCCACGAATGTCCCAACCACTTCTGCTAG